Proteins encoded within one genomic window of Natator depressus isolate rNatDep1 chromosome 1, rNatDep2.hap1, whole genome shotgun sequence:
- the SLC46A3 gene encoding lysosomal proton-coupled steroid conjugate and bile acid symporter SLC46A3 encodes MRKVLLVEPVIVIYAFASFLTAPLIQQYIYQRLWEEASNSSLIENNNTTYCERNKSNPTYIKQKEVQEKASLFLMQLDLTGAVPSILVAIVLVADGDRHGRKKSLVLPSVGAFISNAFLGAFSYFSLSLSIFFAVVFFGSLFGSMATFLGGAFAFIADLCHEEKQKTIRIAVVDLIFGLVSGLAGLTSGYFIRGLGFPWTFVVASLLHFINIFYITFWLEDTVRVPEFQQHALISCTEGLKETFSGVYMLFKTSTYKKRTLIIVLLFTFMMYFFTLIGGSSLFTLYELDEPLCWNELYIGYGAAAFTSVSLTSFLGIYFFSHCLRDIYIVFIGIFSYIGGMVMAAFAKTTLLMFLMRVPSLLCFMPIPVLRSMMSKVVLTSEQGAVFACIACLEVMTAAISLTVFNSLYAATVAWFPGFSFLLAAGLCIIPLGILCWLMCTSWHEEDLASLVYEEQSSEESIES; translated from the exons ATGAGGAAGGTTTTGTTAGTGGAACCTGTCATCGTCATTTACGCTTTTGCCTCCTTCTTGACTGCACCGCTGATTCAGCAGTATATTTATCAGAGACTATGGGAAGAAGCAAGCAACTCCAGTTTAATAGAAAATAACAACACTACTTACTGTGAACGAAACAAAAGTAACCCAACCTATATCAAACAGAAG GAAGTCCAAGAAAAGGCCTCTCTTTTTCTTATGCAGTTGGACTTAACTGGCGCAGTTCCCAGCATTTTGGTTGCCATTGTCCTTGTAGCTGATGGGGATCGTCATGGACGCAAAAAATCTTTAgttctgccttcagtgggagctttTATATCCAATGCTTTCCTCGGTGCATTCTCGTATTTCTCCCTATCCCTCTCTATTTTCTTTGCAGTTGTATTTTTTGGTTCACTGTTTGGAAGCATGGCAACTTTCCTCGGAGGAGCCTTTGCCTTTATAGCTGACCTATGTCATGAAGAGAAGCAGAAAACGATACGTATAGCTGTGGTCGATTTGATTTTTGGACTTGTATCTGGATTAGCAGGACTGACTTCCGGCTACTTCATAAGAGGATTAGGCTTTCCATGGACATTTGTTGTTGCTTCTCTGcttcactttattaatattttCTATATTACATTTTGGCTGGAGGATACAGTACGTGTACCTGAATTCCAGCAACATGCATTAATATCTTGTACTGAAGGCCTTAAAGAAACATTTTCTGGAGTGTACATGCTTTTTAAAACTTCCACTTATAAAAAACGAACTTTAATCATTGTATTGCTTTTTACATTCATGATGTATTTTTTTACCTTGATTGGTGGGAGTTCTCTTTTTACATTGTATGAACTGGATGAACCTCTCTGCTGGAATGAACTCTACATAGGATATGGAGCAGCTGCATTCACTTCTGTTTCTCTGACCAGTTTTTTAGGAATATACTTTTTTTCACATTGTCTCAGGGACATCTATATTGTCTTCATTGGGATATTTTCTTACATTGGAGGAATGGTCATGGCTGCCTTTGCCAAAACTACACTGCTCAtgtttttaa TGAGAGTGCCCTCTCTCCTATGTTTTATGCCCATTCCAGTTCTACGGTCCATGATGTCAAAAGTGGTCCTGACTAGTGAACAAG gtGCTGTGTTTGCTTGCATTGCCTGCTTGGAAGTTATGACTGCTGCCATTTCACTCACAGTTTTTAATAGTCTCTATGCAGCCACTGTAGCTTGGTTTCCAGGCTTTAGTTTCCTCTTAGCAGCTGGTCTTTGTATAATTCCCCTGGGCATCTTGTG